One Huiozyma naganishii CBS 8797 chromosome 5, complete genome DNA segment encodes these proteins:
- the AXL2 gene encoding Axl2p (similar to Saccharomyces cerevisiae AXL2 (YIL140W); ancestral locus Anc_2.208), which translates to MRLNCNNIAHSYKYTSSIGMLIRLPLLFFLLVQAKLISFARAAPYEAYPIGKQFPPIARVNEAFNFQISNDTYKSNADTASQISYTAHSLPDWLSFSGDSRTFSGVPPSSVLDNGESVPYYFNIVLEGTDPVDNIALNETYQLVVSQSSELSLNAENFDLLKFLAQYGNTNGKDGLVVSQGENVDISFKTDFFNNYDQIKQFAGRTALYNAPLPNWIFFDPTNLEFNGRTPYVNSQIAPEIYYDMVLIATEIEGFSSLVIPFNIVLGAHQLTTSLANKTISLEADSNGNFNYSVPMDTVYLDGSPIKSEDIGSVFIVNNPTWVQLANETEITGQVSENDDSDSKIFALAIADKYGDVVYLNFNVNSTSVNIFSSSSLPDVNATRNEWFQYKIPDSIFTNVSATNVSVTFSGNSWLNYQSDNLTFIGSVPEDFDSIQIDVIGKERSISQTLNFTIRGIDGNTTTHHNHTSSLNHTISSHSQTSSYHNSSSVSSIRSSSSSTVSSSSSSSSSSSLASTSTSAFGQPLNLQNKSKGASNKKTVAIACGVAIPVVVIIVCLVIFLLFWRRRRGGDANMKDFNDTEKMPHAISKPDINNPANKPNQMPVTSLENPFDDGSNKSDGKSLGSETDSSFDGQEKQNSALSLNEGMLPSVNMSSSREHLLEETKDNRKKSQLIDPFNRTSSFYMDTAPASRQSWRHNPEYHGSDNLGRSNRASMASLNTVSTEELMNTKLKTDEHIPKDPRKSSLGLRDSVFWTNPPNSDSSNNMKTTSYPKGSLNTVVELPQTNQYGMSTSSSSSDDFVPVKEGEEYNWVHRHPNEQAATGAENTDNNNDNKLNGGNGNGNGNTVPMRKPSNKRFVRLSTGSGVNIGNVIDVEGHVPELI; encoded by the coding sequence ATGCGTCTCAATTGCAACAATATCGCCCACAGTTATAAATATACCTCGAGTATTGGTATGCTCATACGGCTGCCCCTGCTGTTCTTTCTGCTGGTCCAGGCCAAACTAATATCGTTTGCGCGCGCCGCACCCTACGAGGCGTATCCCATAGGAAAGCAGTTCCCCCCAATCGCAAGAGTAAACGAAGCATtcaatttccaaatatcGAACGACACGTATAAGTCCAACGCAGACACGGCGTCTCAAATATCATATACTGCACACAGTCTCCCTGACTGGCTAAGCTTTAGCGGTGATTCAAGGACATTTTCAGGTGTTCCTCCAAGTAGTGTGCTGGACAATGGTGAAAGTGTACCATACTATTTCAACATTGTCTTGGAAGGTACCGACCCGGTGGACAACATCGCGCTTAACGAGACTTACCAATTGGTGGTCTCTCAGTCATCAGAACTGTCCCTTAACGCGGAGAATTTTGATCTGCTAAAGTTCTTAGCCCAATATGGTAATACAAACGGGAAGGACGGACTAGTCGTCTCACAGGGCGAGAATGTGGATATCAGTTTTAAAActgatttcttcaacaactacGACCAGATAAAGCAGTTCGCTGGCAGGACTGCGCTGTACAACGCTCCCCTACCCAACTGGATATTCTTCGACCCGACTAATCTGGAGTTCAATGGCAGGACACCATATGTGAACTCTCAGATAGCGCCTGAAATATACTACGACATGGTGCTCATTGCTACAGAGATCGAGGGTTTCAGCAGCTTGGTGATACCGTTCAACATAGTCCTCGGCGCGCATCAGTTAACAACATCGCTGGCTAACAAAACAATCTCGCTAGAAGCCGATAGCAATGGCAACTTCAACTATAGTGTGCCCATGGACACCGTATACCTGGATGGTAGTCCTATTAAATCGGAGGACATCGGGTCCGTCTTTATTGTGAACAACCCAACGTGGGTGCAACTCGCCAATGAGACGGAAATCACGGGCCAAGTGTCTGAGAATGACGACAGTGactcaaaaatttttgctTTAGCAATCGCTGATAAGTATGGGGACGTTGTGTACTTGAACTTCAACGTAAACTCTACATCAGTCAATATTTTCAGCAGCTCCTCGCTACCAGATGTGAATGCGACTCGAAATGAATGGTTTCAATATAAGATTCCGGACTCAATCTTCACCAACGTATCCGCTACTAATGTATCCGTCACGTTTTCTGGGAACAGCTGGTTAAACTATCAGTCGGACAACCTAACGTTTATCGGCTCCGTCCCAGAGGATTTCGATTCCATTCAAATCGATGTAATCGGGAAAGAGAGGTCTATAAGCCAGACCCTGAACTTTACCATTCGGGGCATAGATGGTAACACAACAACTCACCACAACCACACGTCGTCATTGAACCATACCATTTCGTCACACAGCCAAACATCGTCGTACCACAACAGTAGCTCTGTTTCTTCCATCAGAagctcctcctcatccACCGTGTCTTCGTCCTCCAGTTCTAGTTCCTCATCCAGCCTTGCATCCACTAGTACCAGTGCATTTGGGCAACCGCTAAACCTGCAAAATAAGTCCAAAGGTGCGTCTAATAAAAAGACCGTTGCCATTGCATGTGGTGTCGCGATACCTGTTGTGGTGATCATTGTGTGCTTGGTGATATTCTTATTATTTTGGAGGcgcagaagaggaggagacgCTAACATGAAAGATTTCAATGATACAGAGAAAATGCCACATGCTATCAGCAAACCCGATATCAACAATCCTGCCAACAAACCAAACCAAATGCCCGTCACATCGTTGGAAAACCCATTCGACGACGGCAGTAACAAATCGGACGGTAAGTCGCTTGGTTCTGAAACGGATAGCAGTTTCGATGGCCAAGAGAAGCAAAACTCCGCACTAAGTCTAAACGAGGGTATGCTACCTAGCGTAAACATGAGTTCTTCCAGAGAGCACCTGCTGGAGGAAACAAAGGACAACAGGAAGAAATCGCAGTTGATTGATCCATTCAACAGGACTTCATCGTTCTATATGGACACCGCTCCCGCCAGTAGACAATCTTGGAGGCACAATCCAGAGTACCACGGATCTGACAATTTGGGGAGGAGCAACAGGGCTAGTATggcttctttgaacactGTTTCCACGGAGGAGTTGATGAACACGAAGTTAAAAACGGACGAGCACATTCCTAAGGATCCACGTAAGTCATCATTGGGTTTGAGGGATTCTGTTTTCTGGACTAACCCACCGAATAGCGATAGCAGCAATAACATGAAGACGACCTCATACCCGAAGGGCTCATTGAATACGGTGGTAGAATTGCCTCAGACGAACCAGTACGGCATGTCCACCTCCAGCTCTTCGAGTGACGATTTTGTCCCCGTCAAGGAAGGAGAGGAATACAATTGGGTGCATCGCCATCCAAACGAGCAAGCGGCAACTGGTGCCGAGAACACTGACAAtaacaacgacaacaagCTCAACGGCGGCAACGGTAACGGTAACGGAAACACAGTGCCAATGAGAAAACCTAGCAACAAAAGATTCGTGCGGCTATCTACCGGCAGTGGGGTCAACATAGGTAACGTTATCGACGTTGAGGGTCACGTTCCTGAACTAATCTAG
- the REV7 gene encoding Rev7p (similar to Saccharomyces cerevisiae REV7 (YIL139C); ancestral locus Anc_2.211), with protein MNQWVAKWLRIYLKSYISLILYHRNVYPAVSFELTTYQSFNLPQFIPVSRHEGLISYIEELVTDLLSKLIHTYRVSVCILDSQDESRVLERYVLDFSEFKHTENQGVVTETEVFDEFRTSLNSLITRLEKLPSVRNGAVSFEIAIGTVQLELGHAIETGWDLRSQEQLDAFERDVNWVKCDEDEGLGELPAQLQSQQPTPRIKMMALVGCDAGPLVIHSFIEMVMFTNQGNSGTVYSQYDEDYSFQF; from the coding sequence ATGAATCAATGGGTCGCCAAATGGTTACGAATCTACTTGAAGAGCTACATATCCTTGATTCTCTACCACAGAAACGTCTACCCTGCGGTGTCGTTTGAGTTGACAACGTACCAGTCGTTCAACCTCCCACAATTCATTCCCGTCTCAAGACACGAGGGTCTCATTAGCTACATCGAGGAACTCGTCACGGATCTACTCAGTAAACTGATCCACACGTACCGCGTCTCCGTGTGCATACTGGACTCGCAGGACGAGTCCAGAGTCCTGGAACGGTACGTCTTGGACTTTTCAGAGTTCAAGCATACTGAGAACCAGGGTGTCGTTACGGAGACAGAAGTCTTTGATGAGTTCAGAACAAGCCTAAACTCGCTCATTACAAGGCTCGAGAAACTCCCCAGCGTCAGGAACGGGGCCGTCTCCTTCGAGATCGCCATCGGCACCGTGCAACTTGAGCTGGGCCACGCCATCGAGACCGGATGGGACCTCAGATCACAGGAACAGCTTGATGCCTTCGAGAGAGACGTCAATTGGGTCAAGTgcgacgaggacgagggGCTAGGAGAGCTGCCCGCGCAGTTGCAGTCGCAGCAACCCACGCCGAGAATCAAGATGATGGCACTTGTAGGGTGCGACGCGGGACCACTCGTTATACATAGCTTTATAGAGATGGTGATGTTTACGAACCAGGGGAATTCAGGAACAGTGTATTCCCAGTACGACGAAGACTACTCGTTCCAGTTCTGA
- the TPM2 gene encoding tropomyosin TPM2 (similar to Saccharomyces cerevisiae TPM2 (YIL138C) and TPM1 (YNL079C); ancestral locus Anc_2.215), producing the protein MDKIKEKIANFKLEAESWQEKYEELKEQYKQLEQDNTEKENQIKSLTVKNENLETEVAKLEDQLSESKQLAENSSTLQSTNENFTKKNEQLEADLEETDSKLKETMDKLRDADLKAEELERKLAAIDEEKTQLEDKNEELAAQYAEAKQELDDIAASLENL; encoded by the coding sequence ATGGATAAgatcaaggagaagatTGCTAACTTTAAGCTGGAGGCTGAGTCCTGGCAGGAGAAGTACgaggagttgaaggagCAATACAAACAGCTGGAACAGGACAACACCGAAAAGGAGAACCAGATCAAGTCCCTGACCGTGAAGAACGAGAACCTGGAGACCGAGGTCGCGAAGCTGGAGGACCAATTGAGCGAGTCCAAGCAGCTGGCCGAGAACTCGTCCACTTTGCAGTCCACGAACGAGAACTtcacgaagaagaacgagcAGTTGGAGGCCGACCTCGAGGAAACGGACTCCAAACTGAAGGAGACGATGGACAAGCTGCGTGACGCAGACCTTAAGGCCGAGGAGCTTGAAAGGAAACTGGCCGCCatcgacgaggagaagacaCAACTCGAGGACAAGAACGAGGAGCTCGCGGCGCAGTACGCGGAGGCCAAGCAGGAACTCGACGACATCGCCGCCTCCTTGGAAAATTTGTGA
- the TMA108 gene encoding Tma108p (similar to Saccharomyces cerevisiae TMA108 (YIL137C); ancestral locus Anc_2.217) → MLALENGALPTEYRLALDFTQKQCQRFAGRAEIRLHAVRECTQFALHGSGLDVSMATLDLGLGGGGGGAQQLAVESDGGAGVLVFRLPEGPGAPVFAEGAAAWLTVVYTGVVHSDGTYGVFSGGPDCLATHAQPRWARTIYPCIDEPSVKCSYTLQLLVPPKHTAVSVSPGASSSPGEWLFERTKLLPTSLFAFSFGAYEKIMTTAVLQDDVKCPITVYGPRGAAVARAAFALDTMQKFLPQLEQFFQCKYPNKKCDLLLVPALEDKVMENSSMITAEASVVLLSSTQLASPEVQFQMQQLLVHEMVHQWVGCHVTFNSWDHLWFDEAFATWVANDVVSESQYWLGEHYTGVELRGTMLQEYTAAGSVASLSRSRAGDDRLHTSQLFEPFCYQKGINILRMLQRVLVDGGHWGLFQESMKQWFKDCHKGSVAPMDLWKISSDCLKTQNLPNFIYSWTHSQGFPLVTVTDTAGTIHIEQHVYPPLKHKNSEDVPYHVPLFGPAGQIAGQVLMTDRSLDVNRDQFAWLNDTAQGYYMVSYEDPAFYNTFVSMLQSGGMSDEQMAHIVRDIRQLATDGVAKQVHFDGIVTVLQSNKELPLTLPLALDTLLLAPLTDNVQELALKLTQGAPPAQTRAQLLVLCRNDKGTAAKCQELYANLFGGSRNHRTPLRELSGVLAVVVANMKTPNPWKKLAALATTTGATAVLPHIELPPGIAQTEAVHAVENATLASMGYVQHPDLVRKLLNYCSEHIDSRGIHVPLQTMARQSPAGSGAQSLWDWFNGNYAMWIKRHAGWSPETPQLLSILDTVIAARATANGDLPNAPDHWPAQWTARLIAV, encoded by the coding sequence ATGCTCGCCTTGGAGAACGGGGCGCTCCCCACGGAGTACCGGCTGGCACTGGACTTCACACAGAAACAGTGCCAGCGATTTGCAGGCCGTGCAGAGATCCGTCTGCACGCGGTGCGTGAGTGCACGCAGTTTGCGTTGCACGGCAGTGGGCTGGACGTGTCGATGGCGACGCTGGATCTGGGCCTgggcggcggcggcggcggtgcGCAGCAGCTGGCCGTCGAGAGCGATGGCGGCGCGGGCGTGTTGGTGTTCCGTCTGCCGGAGGGCCCTGGTGCCCCCGTGTTTGCAGAGGGCGCCGCCGCGTGGTTGACCGTCGTTTACACGGGCGTTGTCCACAGTGACGGCACGTACGGTGTGTTCTCCGGGGGCCCAGACTGTTTGGCAACCCACGCCCAACCCCGCTGGGCTCGGACAATATACCCGTGTATCGACGAACCCAGTGTCAAGTGTTCGTACACCTTGCAATTACTTGTACCGCCAAAACACACCGCTGTATCTGTGTCCCCGGGGGCGTCGTCTTCCCCCGGGGAATGGCTCTTCGAAAGAACGAAGTTGCTTCCGACATCGTTGTTTGCGTTTTCATTCGGTGCTTACGAGAAGATTATGACTACAGCGGTTCTACAAGATGACGTGAAGTGCCCTATCACGGTGTATGGCCCCAGGGGCGCTGCCGTGGCTCGTGCGGCGTTTGCATTGGATACTATGCAGAAGTTCCTGCCCcaattggaacagttctttCAGTGCAAGTATCCCAATAAGAAATGTGATCTGTTGCTTGTCCCCGCGTTGGAGGATAAAGTTATGGAAAATAGTAGTATGATTACTGCAGAGGCCTCCGTGGTCCTGCTTTCCAGTACGCAATTGGCCTCCCCCGAGGTGCAGTTCCAAATGCAACAGTTGCTCGTGCATGAGATGGTACACCAGTGGGTCGGGTGTCACGTCACTTTTAACTCTTGGGATCATCTGTGGTTCGATGAGGCGTTTGCTACGTGGGTGGCCAACGATGTAGTGTCAGAGTCGCAGTACTGGTTGGGGGAGCATTACACGGGTGTCGAACTCCGGGGGACAATGCTGCAGGAGTACACCGCGGCGGGGAGTGTTGCATCGTTGTCACGTTCTCGGGCCGGTGACGACAGATTGCACACTTCACAGTTGTTCGAACCGTTTTGTTACCAGAAGGGGATTAACATCTTGAGGATGTTGCAGAGGGTGCTTGTGGATGGTGGGCACTGGGGGTTGTTCCAAGAGTCTATGAAACAGTGGTTTAAGGATTGTCACAAGGGGAGTGTGGCGCCCATGGACCTGTGGAAAATATCAAGTGACTGTCTCAAGACACAAAACTTGCCCAACTTCATATACTCTTGGACCCACTCCCAGGGGTTCCCCCTGGTAACCGTTACAGACACAGCGGGCACAATCCACATCGAACAACACGTGTACCCGCCGCTGAAACATAAAAATTCAGAGGACGTACCTTACCATGTGCCCCTGTTTGGCCCCGCGGGGCAGATTGCCGGGCAGGTGCTCATGACGGATAGGTCCCTCGATGTCAATAGGGACCAGTTCGCCTGGCTCAATGACACTGCACAAGGTTACTACATGGTCTCGTACGAGGATCCCGCTTTTTACAACACTTTTGTCAGTATGTTGCAAAGCGGAGGCATGTCAGATGAACAAATGGCACATATCGTGCGCGATATTAGACAGCTCGCTACAGACGGTGTTGCGAAACAAGTCCATTTCGATGGGATCGTCACGGTGCTTCAATCAAACAAGGAACTCCCATTGACCCTCCCATTGGCGCTAGACACTCTCCTGCTAGCGCCGCTCACCGACAACGTACAGGAACTCGCTTTGAAACTTACTCAAGGTGCCCCCCCCGCACAGACTCGGGCACAACTGCTAGTGCTTTGCAGGAATGACAAGGGCACAGCAGCGAAGTGCCAGGAGCTCTACGCGAACTTGTTCGGAGGGTCCCGCAACCACAGAACCCCATTACGTGAACTCAGCGGTGTGCTCGCAGTAGTCGTCGCAAACATGAAGACGCCCAATCCATGGAAGAAACTTGCAGCTCTTGCAACGACAACTGGGGCTACAGCAGTGCTGCCACACATCGAGTTGCCCCCCGGTATAGCCCAGACAGAGGCCGTCCACGCCGTGGAGAATGCGACGCTCGCCTCCATGGGGTACGTCCAGCATCCTGACCTCGTGCGCAAACTGCTCAACTACTGCAGCGAACATATAGACAGCCGGGGCATTCATGTGCCCCTACAGACGATGGCGCGGCAATCCCCCGCGGGGTCCGGCGCACAATCACTCTGGGACTGGTTTAACGGGAACTACGCCATGTGGATCAAGAGACACGCTGGTTGGTCACCGGAAACGCCGCAGTTGCTCAGTATCCTCGACACGGTCATTGCAGCGAGGGCCACAGCGAACGGGGACCTGCCAAACGCACCGGACCACTGGCCAGCGCAGTGGACAGCCCGTCTCATCGCCGTTTGA
- the KNAG0E01690 gene encoding uncharacterized protein, with translation MVREQLRELFDTLSANTPDIVYQRFNVLKKVRLPWVSVETDGWTSNKGTDCISVTINLVTGNMDKACFPIYVTEVETKEKQELTETLLSLIKKFSLSKLLTSCCTDNAASVIGATDSLKGDEQFPFFNSQNGCAVHQIQLFVRALIDDIIENLQTDTENTGSENDEDDLELFPNICSVDIVQRLMALTKKLRKCFIFKKSFKDCVETLPPSYCNTRWNLTFVKPTFQLLKIIYKGLTPYESLTKILSLNKPASICFFPLLLYCKEMSSVCASGLSELLIRPVKLQKFKAKYGKYYAKACDSTYIHMLSALFHHDAVKAFKISQKHCVDVDSELTNIAFKIMNFEIIENGDESSETENDGSPDERYENERDQRNFRWRRSV, from the coding sequence ATGGTGAGAGAGCAGCTCCGTGAGCTCTTTGATACCCTGAGTGCAAACACTCCTGATATTGTTTATCAACGATTtaacgttttgaagaaagtcagATTGCCTTGGGTATCTGTGGAAACCGATGGCTGGACATCAAACAAGGGCACCGATTGTATCAGTGTCACGATCAATCTAGTTACCGGTAATATGGATAAAGCTTGCTTTCCAATTTACGTTAcagaagttgaaacaaaagagaagCAGGAGCTAACAGAAACCTTGCTTTCgttgataaaaaaattctctCTATCAAAATTGCTCACCTCCTGTTGCACTGATAATGCTGCTTCCGTGATAGGAGCAACAGATTCGTTGAAAGGAGACGAGCAATTCccttttttcaactctcaAAACGGTTGTGCCGTAcaccaaattcaactgTTTGTGAGAGCTTTAATCGATGATATTATCGAGAACCTGCAaacagatacagaaaaTACAGGttcagaaaatgatgaagacgaTCTTGAATTGTTTCCTAATATCTGCTCAGTGGATATTGTCCAGCGTCTAATGGCActgaccaagaaattgagaaaatgtttcatttttaagaaaagtttcaaggaCTGTGTGGAGACACTACCGCCGTCATATTGTAACACTAGGTGGAACTTGACTTTTGTGAAGCCCACGTTTCAACTGCTAAAAATTATCTATAAAGGTTTGACACCGTACGAATCGTTAACGAAAATATTATCTTTAAACAAGCCCGCTAGTATTTGCTTCTTTCCATTACTGCTATATTGTAAAGAGATGTCATCGGTTTGTGCTAGTGGATTAAGTGAGCTCTTGATAAGACCGGtcaaacttcaaaagttcaaagcGAAGTATGGAAAGTACTACGCAAAAGCCTGTGATTCTACCTACATTCATATGTTAAGTGCGTTGTTTCATCATGATGCTGTGAAAGCTTTTAAAATCTCCCAAAAGCATTGTGTTGATGTAGATTCTGAACTGACCAACATTGCattcaaaataatgaattttgagataattgaaaatggagatgAGAGCAGCGagacagaaaatgatggatCCCCCGATGAGCGTtatgaaaatgaaagagatcaaaggAATTTTCGCTGGCGACGGTCGGTCTAA
- the OM45 gene encoding Om45p (similar to Saccharomyces cerevisiae OM45 (YIL136W); ancestral locus Anc_2.219) — protein MSSLLYASLATVGVGALFAVRPSRESDSALCRVRRGVRDDTYALYRALFCGRSVAPYRPLRRVGSGKSVFEDGFSEVERAKAVAIEQYDRVNRRYNELVKQGKDAAADTLEQVRRELEDKRSKLEEVSRKFEEFGGGDINSVVDEQVGAAKQTAKKWWDRGKQAAEPAVDSAVAKGLQGWGDTAADFAREEAAESAEHVKRAASGAADTVKQAAGSVGSALQPATDTKPSSELEQLKRISKKGWFSSTEELNPEVTKSSWKGLEGWGDTAAEFAREEYEDAKKTRK, from the coding sequence ATGTCCAGTCTATTGTACGCTTCGTTGGCTACTGTGGGTGTCGGTGCGTTGTTTGCGGTGCGGCCCTCGAGGGAGAGTGACTCCGCGTTGTGTAGAGTGCGGCGCGGGGTCAGAGACGACACGTACGCCCTGTACCGTGCCCTTTTCTGCGGCCGGTCTGTCGCTCCCTACAGACCCTTGAGGCGTGTTGGGTCGGGGAAGTCTGTGTTTGAGGACGGGTTTAGTGAGGTGGAGAGGGCGAAAGCTGTGGCTATCGAACAGTACGATAGGGTCAACAGGAGGTACAACGAGTTGGTGAAGCAGGGGAAGGATGCGGCTGCGGATACGCTGGAGCAGGTGAGAAGGGAGCTGGAGGACAAGCGGAGTAAGCTCGAGGAGGTGTCCCGCAAGTTCGAGGAGTTTGGCGGCGGGGACATAAACAGCGTTGTTGATGAGCAGGTCGGTGCTGCGAAACAGACCGCTAAGAAGTGGTGGGACCGCGGGAAACAGGCCGCGGAGCCCGCTGTGGACTCTGCGGTCGCGAAGGGACTGCAGGGGTGGGGCGACACAGCGGCGGATTTCGCACGTGAGGAGGCCGCAGAATCTGCAGAACACGTCAAGCGTGCCGCTTCAGGGGCCGCAGATACAGTGAAACAGGCCGCCGGAAGTGTAGGCAGTGCATTGCAACCAGCCACAGACACCAAACCAAGTTCCGAGCTAGAACAACTCAAGAGGATCAGCAAGAAGGGGTGGTTCTCAAGCACGGAGGAGTTGAATCCAGAGGTCACAAAATCCTCTTGGAAGGGACTGGAAGGTTGGGGGGACACCGCTGCGGAGTTCGCCCGTGAGGAGTACGAGGACGCCAAGAAGACGAGAAAGTGA